The following is a genomic window from Desulfurobacteriaceae bacterium.
CAAAGTTAAGGAGAGGTTCTGCTCCTTCTACTTTAGAAACCTCTACCGGATCTAAATCTAAGCTTAAAAGCCAAACTTCACCGTTTCCCTTTATCCTATCCTTAACCCAAAGAACATCTTCAAAGTTCTCTAAAATAATTCCTGCTCCAAGAAGGGAAACAATTCTTTCCACTACCTTTTCAAAACCATCTTTTACCTCTAAAAAATTGATCAAAAGCCCGACAAAACCCTTTACCTTTCCTGCCTTTCCACTTTCAACTATTTTTTTTTCAAGTCTTCCAAAGTTAAAGGTAGATAAAAATTTCTTTGTGCTTTCTATTCTTGACTTTAAAACTGCTACATCCTCTTTTTTAGAAGCTATCTCTTCTTCAAGCTGATCTATCCGGAAAGTTAGTTCTCTCTTTTCCTCCTTTACCTTTTCTACTTCCGCTTCCAAGGATTTAAGTTCTTCCTTTAAATTTTCTTCCTTTTCTAAAAGTCTTTTTAGTTCTATAGAGTAATACTCTTTTTCCCTATCAAGTTCTGAAAGCTCTTTTGGAAGTTTAGCTTTCAAATTCTTGTAAGACTTAAACCTTTCTTCCTCTCTTGCTACATCAAGCTGAATCTTGGAAATTTGAGTAGTTATAGAAGAAAGCTTTGAACGAAGGTCTTTAATAGCCTTTTCAATTTCTGTTTTTTCCTTTAAAAGAAGGTTTAGTTTATTTTCTTTCTGTTTTTCCTCTTTTTCCAACTTTGAAATTTCAAGTTTAAGCTTTTCTTCTTCTAAAAGAAGCTCTTCAAGTTCATTTTTTACTTTCTGAATTTTTTTAAACTTCTCCTCTCTTTCAAAAGTTTTTTCTTCGATTTCTTTTTTAAGTCTTTCTATCTCTTTTCCTAAGAAGTCTTTCTTTACTGAAGCTTCTTTCTTACTTTTCTCAATTTCTGCAAGTTCCTTGCTGGTTTCTTCTATTTCTTTAGTGATTGTCTCAAACTCGTTTCTTAAAGATTCAAGTGTAGCTTCAAGGTTAGCTATTTCCCTTTCTAAAGAAGTTCTATCTTCCTGGAAAACTTTTAAACTACCTTCTAAAACATCTCTCTTTAGCCTTAAATTTCTTAGTTCAAAGCCCAAAAGCTTAAGTTCAAGTTCACGTTCAAGTTTTTTAAGGCTTTGAAACTCCTTTGCTTTCTCGGCCTGATTTTTTAGATTTCTCAAGTTTTTTCCAACTTCGTTAATTATGTTTTTTACGTTTTCAAGGTTTTGCTCAGCTTCAGAAAGCTTTCTTAAAGTCTCTTCTCTCTTTTCTTTAAAAGATAAAACTTGAGCTGCTTCATCAATCAGAACTTTCCTTTCACTTGGCTTCATTCTCAAAACTCTGTCTATCTGTCCTTGTTCAAAGAACGCGTAATCTTTTGCCCCAAGACCTATTGAAGTGAAGAAATCTTTAATGTCCTTAAGTCTTACTTTTCTATCGTTTATTAAAAATTCACTATCACCGTTTGTTTTTACCTTTCTTGTAAGAAGAACTTTAGAATTTTCACTAAAAAGGTCGTCTTCAGCTAAAAGGATAGAAACTTCTGCTACTTTAGAAGGTTTTCTTCCCTCAGCCCCTTTGAAGATTATATCTTTTATGTTATCTGCCCTCATTCCTTTTATGGATGTATCTCCAATAATCCACTTTAACGCATCAACAATGTTGCTTTTACCACAACCGTTAGGACCAACTATACAGTTTATTCCCTTTGAGAATCTAATTTCCGTTTCATCTGCAAAAGACTTAAATCCCTTAAGTTTTAAGGATTTTATGTACATAGGTTTCCACCTCCTAAGGTAGAGAAATTATCTTATAGTAAAGATAGAAAAGTAAAGTAGTAAAATTTAAATAAGGAGAGGGTGGCAGGAAGCGAAGTGGAATTATTCTTCCTGAATGGAAGAGAAAAATATAATGCTTCCTAGTCCACCCTCTCCTTCCTTGGAGGAATGTATGAAAGTCTTAGGCTGTGATGTATCCAAAAATTTCCTCGTATTTTATGATGGTAATCAGTATACCATTTACGTAGATAATGCAAAAGCCTTTAAAACAACAAAAAAATTACCTCGCAATGCTTCAATAGTAACAAAGTTAGAAGACATAGTTCGTGAAGGAGATATAGTTGTTTTAGAACAAACAGGTTCCTACGGTGTTCGCTACGCTAAAAGATTAGAATCTCTCGGAGTTAAAGTATTTATTGCTGATGGAAAAGCTTTTAAGAGATTTAGAGGACATCGTAATACAACAAAAAACGATTTTGTAGATGCAAAGTT
Proteins encoded in this region:
- the smc gene encoding chromosome segregation protein SMC translates to MYIKSLKLKGFKSFADETEIRFSKGINCIVGPNGCGKSNIVDALKWIIGDTSIKGMRADNIKDIIFKGAEGRKPSKVAEVSILLAEDDLFSENSKVLLTRKVKTNGDSEFLINDRKVRLKDIKDFFTSIGLGAKDYAFFEQGQIDRVLRMKPSERKVLIDEAAQVLSFKEKREETLRKLSEAEQNLENVKNIINEVGKNLRNLKNQAEKAKEFQSLKKLERELELKLLGFELRNLRLKRDVLEGSLKVFQEDRTSLEREIANLEATLESLRNEFETITKEIEETSKELAEIEKSKKEASVKKDFLGKEIERLKKEIEEKTFEREEKFKKIQKVKNELEELLLEEEKLKLEISKLEKEEKQKENKLNLLLKEKTEIEKAIKDLRSKLSSITTQISKIQLDVAREEERFKSYKNLKAKLPKELSELDREKEYYSIELKRLLEKEENLKEELKSLEAEVEKVKEEKRELTFRIDQLEEEIASKKEDVAVLKSRIESTKKFLSTFNFGRLEKKIVESGKAGKVKGFVGLLINFLEVKDGFEKVVERIVSLLGAGIILENFEDVLWVKDRIKGNGEVWLLSLDLDPVEVSKVEGAEPLLNFVKPKDEKFRNLINVLFNGVFFVEKTEKAIELAKKFPNYTFIDGSLNIFSGKGSLVGKGKQNSLLEMEKEIKKLQDKFSKEIDELSSLRKKLSPLKEELREKDWELDSLKEKIQKKKMEIFELSSKIKESKKKISELERRKEDLSEKLKRAEETLASFSSKMEIFERKLKELEGKKGEKISLLEKLENELKDLEDRILKQRETVSSYSSSKVLLLEKLRNVKEKREGKERFIKTLQREIEEIEKKIEKDRKLLEKAKEDLERSYNILNGVDETINEIRLELKTLEERRNEISGLVKTKEEALKLKSKDLQEVQKKLKEAEINLARLNVKEEETISKILDLDSSVQEALELSSTVKEEDKIEEELSRVKEKIAKIGSVNLLAIEEYEKVKERYGFILEQEKDLVESIKNLKEAIKKLDEEIEKRFTKTFNDVNKNFKKAFRQIFGGGSARLILQDDGIEIEAKPPGKKHGSINLLSGGERTLVALAFLYALYSVRPAPFVVLDEVDAALDDANTLRFIELLKQMALETQVIVVTHNKLTMEAADVLYGITMEVPGISKVIGVSFENLSTV